From the genome of Erythrobacter litoralis, one region includes:
- a CDS encoding sigma-70 family RNA polymerase sigma factor, producing the protein MVHHAEWHVHGMGREGLEIEDLVQTGVMALTVCARRHAGPREDGFAAFAKIRVRGAMLDHIRRQLNDTRNARKRRAAYERALERLRMETGREPSRAEIAAALHISDGELVQIEASAVTVSSISEEDDNSNTAFASEDPDLFEALCALEDRERLAEALGELPDRLKLVLQLFCVEELNLTEIAAVLYVSVPRVHQLRAKALKDLKTMMEAND; encoded by the coding sequence ATGGTCCACCACGCAGAGTGGCATGTCCATGGCATGGGGCGCGAAGGGCTTGAGATCGAGGACCTCGTCCAGACGGGCGTCATGGCCCTGACGGTATGCGCGCGCCGACATGCGGGCCCGAGGGAGGACGGCTTTGCCGCCTTTGCCAAGATCCGCGTGCGCGGCGCGATGCTCGACCATATCCGGCGGCAATTGAACGACACCCGCAATGCCAGGAAACGCCGCGCCGCCTATGAACGCGCTCTTGAACGCCTTCGCATGGAAACGGGCCGCGAACCGAGCCGGGCGGAAATCGCCGCCGCGCTCCACATCAGCGACGGCGAACTCGTCCAGATCGAGGCGAGCGCGGTCACCGTCTCCTCGATCAGCGAGGAAGATGACAACAGCAACACCGCCTTCGCGAGCGAGGATCCAGACCTGTTCGAGGCGCTGTGCGCGTTGGAGGACCGCGAACGTCTGGCCGAGGCGCTGGGCGAGCTTCCCGACCGGCTGAAACTGGTGCTGCAACTCTTCTGCGTCGAAGAATTGAACCTGACCGAAATCGCCGCCGTGCTGTACGTGAGCGTCCCGCGCGTCCACCAGTTGCGGGCCAAGGCGCTGAAGGACCTCAAGACAATGATGGAGGCGAATGACTGA
- a CDS encoding APC family permease codes for MGLTGAILMNLNAVIGSGIFALPALLFAAAGTFSPLAILTFAVLYASLMAVVAKLTTVFRQSGGHQLFAEHAFGKAVGFQAGWLSVLANMAGASANFHVLVSYLAAIFPFFADPLMRLASIAVLIATFTAISMSGTARAVRLIGIGTVLKLSPLALLCVVGFATNGFPTEVELPRFSEFESIALLLAFAFSGADLAIAAAGEMKNPRRMMRRAIFTTLGGVAVFYALIQWAYIAIAPDPGEVDAPLAAAAQVVMGDWGALMISCAAIISVTVFQLNVFVAIPRIFYGMARRGLLPSPIAFVSPRFQTPVAAIGMYGGIIALLALSGSFEALAVLLVSVEQTLFAMSITALVVMWQRNDAGLRRAMDARWLFILPFASGVVLWLLSKVSWDAALSTALYVGVGFVLYVISRRSGVEHEGIDLPEARA; via the coding sequence GTGGGGCTGACCGGCGCCATCCTGATGAATCTAAACGCGGTCATCGGGTCGGGTATCTTCGCCCTGCCCGCGCTGCTGTTCGCCGCGGCGGGGACGTTCTCCCCGCTCGCGATCCTCACCTTCGCCGTGCTCTATGCGAGCCTCATGGCGGTGGTGGCCAAGCTCACAACCGTGTTCCGGCAATCGGGCGGGCACCAGCTTTTCGCAGAACACGCTTTCGGCAAGGCGGTTGGTTTCCAGGCAGGCTGGCTGTCGGTGTTGGCGAACATGGCGGGCGCTTCGGCCAATTTCCATGTCCTCGTCTCCTATCTCGCCGCGATCTTTCCGTTCTTCGCCGATCCGCTCATGCGGCTCGCCAGCATCGCCGTTCTGATCGCCACCTTCACCGCGATCAGCATGAGCGGAACGGCGCGCGCGGTGCGGCTGATCGGGATCGGGACCGTGCTCAAGCTCTCCCCGCTGGCGCTGCTGTGCGTGGTCGGCTTCGCCACCAACGGCTTTCCTACCGAGGTGGAACTGCCGCGCTTTTCCGAGTTCGAATCGATCGCGCTGCTGCTCGCCTTCGCCTTTTCGGGCGCGGACCTCGCCATTGCGGCGGCGGGCGAGATGAAGAACCCGCGCAGGATGATGCGCCGCGCGATCTTCACCACGCTCGGCGGAGTGGCGGTGTTCTATGCGCTCATCCAGTGGGCCTATATCGCGATCGCGCCCGACCCGGGCGAGGTCGACGCCCCGCTCGCCGCCGCCGCGCAGGTGGTGATGGGCGATTGGGGCGCGCTGATGATCAGCTGTGCCGCGATAATCTCGGTCACGGTGTTCCAGCTCAACGTCTTCGTCGCGATCCCGCGCATCTTCTACGGCATGGCGCGGCGCGGCCTGCTGCCGAGCCCGATCGCCTTCGTCTCGCCGCGCTTCCAGACCCCGGTCGCCGCGATCGGGATGTATGGCGGCATCATCGCCCTGCTCGCCCTGTCGGGCAGTTTCGAGGCGCTCGCCGTGCTGCTCGTGAGCGTCGAGCAGACCCTGTTCGCCATGAGCATCACCGCGCTCGTCGTGATGTGGCAGCGCAACGATGCCGGGCTGAGACGGGCGATGGACGCACGCTGGCTTTTCATTTTGCCGTTTGCGAGCGGGGTGGTGCTGTGGCTCTTGAGCAAGGTGTCGTGGGACGCGGCGCTCTCGACCGCGCTCTACGTCGGAGTCGGCTTCGTCCTCTACGTCATCTCGCGCCGCAGCGGAGTGGAGCACGAAGGCATCGACCTGCCCGAAGCGCGCGCCTAG
- a CDS encoding acyl-CoA dehydrogenase family protein: MDFAIPADLQAYLDELDAFIAAEIKPLEQQDDNIRFFDHRREHARTDWDKDGLPREEWEELLKEATRRADAAGHWRFSAPKEYGGKDGSNLWMAVIREHFARKGLGLHNDLQNEHSIVGNFPFVAMFEQWGTEEQKAEFITGGFERKRRVAFGLTEPDHGSDATHMETRAVRETRDGVDGWLINGEKMWITGMHVATHCAMFARTSGEAGDASGITCFLVPNPTLGLEIEEWLWTFNMPTDHPRLSVRDVWVPNSSILGVEGRGLALAQSFVHQNRIRQAASSCGAALFCIDESVKYARARKPFGQELARNQAIQFPLVELATQAEMLRLLIFKTAWEMDNMAHEEIERTISDKVSMCNYYANRLCCEAADRAMQVHGGIGYSRHTPFEHIYRHHRRYRITEGSEEIQMRKVGAYLFGYLGPRKKQMQGMVG; encoded by the coding sequence ATGGACTTCGCTATCCCTGCGGACCTGCAGGCTTACCTCGATGAACTGGACGCCTTTATCGCAGCCGAGATCAAGCCGCTGGAGCAACAGGACGACAACATCCGCTTCTTCGACCACCGCCGCGAACATGCGCGCACCGATTGGGACAAGGACGGCCTGCCACGCGAGGAATGGGAGGAATTGCTGAAAGAGGCCACCCGCCGCGCCGATGCGGCGGGCCACTGGCGTTTCTCCGCGCCGAAGGAATACGGCGGCAAGGACGGCTCGAACCTCTGGATGGCGGTCATCCGCGAGCATTTCGCGAGGAAGGGCCTCGGCCTTCACAACGACCTCCAGAACGAGCACAGCATTGTCGGCAATTTCCCCTTCGTCGCCATGTTCGAACAATGGGGGACCGAGGAACAGAAAGCCGAATTCATCACCGGCGGCTTCGAGCGCAAACGCCGCGTCGCCTTCGGCCTGACCGAACCCGATCACGGATCGGATGCGACCCACATGGAAACCCGCGCCGTGCGCGAGACGCGCGATGGCGTGGACGGCTGGCTCATCAACGGTGAGAAGATGTGGATCACCGGGATGCACGTCGCGACCCATTGCGCCATGTTCGCCCGCACCTCCGGCGAGGCAGGCGATGCGAGCGGGATCACCTGTTTCCTCGTGCCGAACCCGACACTCGGCCTCGAAATCGAGGAATGGCTGTGGACCTTCAACATGCCGACCGACCACCCGCGCCTGTCGGTCAGGGACGTGTGGGTGCCGAACAGTTCGATCCTCGGCGTCGAGGGGCGCGGCCTCGCTCTGGCGCAGAGCTTCGTCCACCAGAACCGCATCCGGCAGGCCGCGTCGAGCTGCGGGGCGGCGCTGTTCTGCATCGACGAAAGCGTGAAATACGCGCGGGCGCGCAAGCCCTTCGGGCAGGAACTCGCGCGCAACCAGGCGATCCAGTTCCCGCTGGTGGAACTGGCGACGCAGGCGGAAATGCTGCGCCTCCTCATCTTCAAGACCGCGTGGGAGATGGACAACATGGCCCATGAAGAGATCGAACGGACGATCTCCGACAAGGTCTCGATGTGCAATTACTACGCGAACCGGCTGTGCTGCGAGGCGGCGGACCGGGCGATGCAGGTCCATGGCGGCATCGGCTATTCGCGGCACACGCCTTTCGAACACATCTATCGCCACCACCGCCGCTATCGGATCACGGAAGGGTCGGAAGAGATCCAGATGCGCAAGGTGGGAGCGTATCTGTTCGGCTATCTCGGGCCCCGAAAGAAGCAAATGCAGGGGATGGTCGGCTAG
- a CDS encoding phosphotransferase encodes MIDAETLSEGLAKALARAGMEAPDGLRRLTGGATMESWRFSSGAEDFVLRRAPSLEFMADRPFGHATEAAVIRAARAAGVTAPEVVVELAPEDGIGSGFVMRALPGTPNPKDIFAMEDPACLLRQVARDLARIHSLRPADLPEDVPVMDYREAIADLRAQFIEAGGDRPIIALGLKWMKDNCPEACEPVLNHGDYRMGNILAQDSQLTGVLDWELSHFGDPHEDLAFGCMAVWRFGRYDRPALGLGSLEDYFAAYEAESGRRVDRERFRYWLVHRTVWWAMGCLRCAKVWRDGSDRMLERVVISRRTSEQELDLLMLLEEDAPEAERRASADPDIEAPAPTGEATSGEIALAVSEWLATLKDKVEGHDRFQLAVARNALGMIARDDAIVPMLEDADLAQEILGGGVGLDEPGLLAELKTAALEKLAADVPKYPALEAAWAKWVGED; translated from the coding sequence ATGATCGACGCCGAGACGCTTTCGGAAGGCCTCGCGAAGGCCCTCGCAAGGGCCGGGATGGAGGCTCCGGACGGGCTCCGCCGCCTTACCGGCGGGGCGACCATGGAGAGCTGGCGGTTCTCTTCGGGAGCTGAGGATTTCGTCCTGCGCCGCGCGCCCAGCCTCGAATTCATGGCGGACCGCCCCTTCGGCCACGCCACCGAGGCCGCCGTCATCCGCGCCGCGCGGGCCGCCGGGGTTACGGCTCCCGAGGTGGTGGTCGAACTCGCGCCCGAAGACGGCATCGGATCGGGCTTCGTCATGCGCGCGCTGCCGGGCACGCCGAACCCGAAGGACATCTTCGCGATGGAGGACCCCGCGTGCCTGCTGCGGCAGGTCGCGCGTGACCTTGCGCGCATCCATTCCCTGCGCCCCGCGGACCTGCCCGAAGACGTGCCGGTGATGGACTACCGCGAGGCCATCGCCGATCTGCGCGCGCAATTCATCGAAGCGGGCGGCGACCGGCCGATCATCGCATTGGGCCTCAAGTGGATGAAGGACAATTGCCCGGAGGCCTGCGAGCCGGTCCTCAATCACGGCGATTACCGCATGGGCAATATACTCGCCCAAGACTCGCAATTGACCGGCGTGCTCGACTGGGAACTCTCCCATTTCGGCGACCCGCACGAGGACCTCGCTTTCGGCTGCATGGCGGTGTGGCGCTTTGGCCGCTACGACCGGCCCGCCCTCGGCCTCGGCAGCCTCGAGGACTATTTCGCCGCCTACGAGGCGGAAAGCGGGCGCCGCGTCGACCGCGAGCGGTTCCGTTACTGGCTGGTCCACCGCACCGTCTGGTGGGCGATGGGGTGCCTCAGATGCGCGAAGGTCTGGCGCGACGGCTCCGACCGGATGCTCGAACGCGTGGTTATTTCGCGCCGGACGAGCGAGCAGGAACTCGACCTGCTGATGCTGCTGGAGGAGGATGCCCCGGAGGCGGAGCGCCGGGCGAGCGCCGATCCCGACATCGAGGCGCCAGCGCCGACCGGTGAGGCGACCTCGGGCGAGATCGCTCTCGCCGTGTCCGAATGGCTGGCCACGCTCAAGGACAAGGTCGAAGGCCACGACCGTTTCCAGCTTGCCGTGGCGCGCAATGCGTTGGGCATGATCGCGCGCGACGATGCGATCGTGCCGATGCTGGAGGATGCGGACCTGGCGCAGGAAATTCTCGGCGGCGGGGTCGGGCTGGACGAGCCGGGCCTGCTGGCCGAACTCAAGACTGCGGCGCTCGAAAAGCTCGCCGCCGACGTGCCGAAATATCCCGCGCTCGAAGCGGCGTGGGCAAAATGGGTGGGAGAGGATTGA
- a CDS encoding aldehyde dehydrogenase family protein, whose translation MAKQYRNLINGEMIETGEWLDVVNPANEEVIGQVPACGQDELDKAVAAARAAFKTWRKTPIDERRAAIMAISGAIKENADELFRLLTSEQGKPHNQAQQEIYGAAAMSAAQSTLSLEDEINEDSDARLSRTRRVPVGVVGGIVPWNFPVMMAIQKIVPAMLSGCTIILKPSPFTPLTTLRIAELIADKVPAGVVNIITGEDDLGPMITAHPDIDKITFTGSTATGKKIMEGASADLKRITLELGGNDASIVLPDADPKKVAEQLFWSSFSNAGQICIAAKRVYIHEDIYDELSAAIVEYAKNVKVGDGAQQGTGVGPIQNKKQYERVLELIEDAKDKGYKFLLGGDKDPSGTGYFVPLTILDNPPEDARIVAEEQFGPVMPLMKFKTEEEVIAKANNSEYGLAGAVWTANPDKGVEIAEQLETGTVWVNEFLHLSPFAPFGGHKQSGFGAEYGKEGLKEFTYPQVITVKKDNVPA comes from the coding sequence ATGGCGAAGCAGTACAGGAACCTGATCAACGGCGAGATGATCGAGACCGGGGAATGGCTCGACGTCGTCAACCCGGCGAACGAGGAAGTGATCGGCCAGGTCCCCGCCTGCGGCCAGGACGAGCTCGACAAGGCCGTGGCCGCCGCGCGCGCCGCTTTCAAGACCTGGCGCAAGACCCCGATCGACGAACGCCGGGCGGCGATCATGGCGATCTCGGGCGCGATCAAGGAAAATGCGGACGAGCTGTTCCGCCTGCTCACCAGCGAACAGGGCAAGCCCCACAACCAGGCGCAGCAGGAAATCTACGGCGCGGCGGCGATGAGCGCGGCCCAGTCGACGCTCAGCCTCGAGGACGAGATCAACGAGGACAGCGATGCGCGCCTGTCACGCACCCGCCGCGTGCCGGTGGGCGTGGTCGGCGGGATCGTGCCGTGGAACTTCCCCGTCATGATGGCGATCCAGAAGATCGTGCCGGCCATGCTGTCGGGCTGCACCATCATCCTCAAGCCCAGCCCCTTCACCCCGCTCACCACGCTGCGCATCGCCGAACTGATCGCAGACAAGGTGCCGGCCGGCGTCGTCAACATCATCACCGGCGAGGATGACCTCGGCCCGATGATCACCGCGCACCCGGACATCGACAAGATCACCTTCACCGGATCGACCGCGACGGGCAAGAAGATCATGGAAGGCGCCAGCGCCGACCTCAAGCGCATCACGCTGGAACTGGGCGGCAATGACGCCTCGATCGTGCTGCCCGATGCCGATCCCAAGAAGGTCGCCGAACAGCTTTTCTGGTCGAGCTTCTCCAATGCCGGCCAGATCTGCATCGCGGCTAAGCGCGTCTACATCCACGAGGACATTTATGACGAGCTGTCCGCCGCGATCGTCGAATACGCCAAGAACGTGAAGGTCGGCGACGGCGCCCAGCAGGGCACCGGGGTCGGTCCGATCCAGAACAAGAAGCAGTACGAACGCGTGCTCGAACTGATCGAGGACGCCAAGGACAAGGGCTACAAGTTCCTGCTCGGCGGCGACAAGGACCCGTCGGGCACCGGCTATTTCGTCCCCCTCACCATCCTCGACAACCCGCCCGAAGACGCGCGGATCGTCGCCGAGGAACAGTTCGGCCCCGTCATGCCGCTGATGAAGTTCAAGACCGAGGAAGAGGTCATCGCCAAGGCCAACAATTCCGAATACGGCCTTGCCGGCGCGGTGTGGACGGCGAACCCGGACAAGGGCGTCGAGATCGCCGAACAGCTCGAGACCGGGACCGTCTGGGTCAACGAATTCCTCCACCTCTCGCCCTTTGCTCCGTTCGGCGGGCACAAGCAGTCGGGCTTCGGCGCGGAATACGGCAAGGAAGGCCTCAAGGAATTCACCTATCCGCAGGTCATCACGGTCAAGAAGGACAACGTCCCGGCCTGA
- a CDS encoding glutathione S-transferase family protein: MNDNDRPDLVIYGSPVSPFVRKVAGVAIEKDVPFEIEEVNVFNPPQWFRDISPMKRIPVLRDRSVAEEGPEGTIADSSAICAMIEAKHPEPALYPADPHARGRAIWIEEYADTALAPAGGLGIFRPIFFAVSKGEEPDVERARATWAEQMPPVFDYLESALGGRDFFAGDALSIADISVTTILMQIALVAHVPLDIWPALAAHYEAMQKRPSIAGPYAQADRAIRKALPERFDLT, encoded by the coding sequence ATGAACGACAATGACCGCCCCGATCTCGTCATCTATGGCAGCCCCGTTTCCCCCTTCGTTCGCAAGGTCGCCGGGGTGGCGATCGAAAAGGACGTTCCCTTCGAGATCGAGGAGGTCAACGTCTTCAATCCCCCGCAATGGTTCCGCGACATCTCGCCGATGAAGCGCATTCCCGTCCTGCGCGACCGCTCCGTCGCCGAGGAAGGACCGGAAGGGACCATCGCCGACAGTTCCGCCATCTGCGCGATGATCGAGGCGAAGCATCCCGAACCGGCGCTCTACCCGGCGGATCCCCATGCCCGCGGCCGCGCAATCTGGATCGAGGAATATGCCGACACCGCGCTCGCCCCGGCGGGCGGGCTCGGCATCTTCCGTCCGATCTTCTTTGCCGTATCCAAGGGCGAGGAGCCGGACGTCGAGCGGGCGCGCGCGACATGGGCCGAACAGATGCCGCCGGTGTTCGACTATCTCGAAAGCGCGCTCGGCGGGCGGGACTTCTTCGCCGGGGACGCGCTTTCCATCGCCGACATTTCGGTGACGACGATCCTCATGCAGATCGCGCTCGTCGCCCATGTGCCGCTCGACATCTGGCCTGCCCTCGCCGCGCATTACGAGGCGATGCAGAAGCGCCCGTCGATCGCCGGGCCTTACGCGCAGGCTGACCGCGCGATCCGCAAGGCCTTGCCCGAGCGCTTCGACCTGACCTAA
- the mtnP gene encoding S-methyl-5'-thioadenosine phosphorylase: MASEWCIGIIGGSGLYNIDGLEDAQWIAIDTPWGEPSDEILCGRIGKVKLRFLPRHGRGHPISPTELNGRANIDALKRAGCTDILALSAVGSLREEIEPGRFAVVEQFIDRTFNRPSTFFTSGFVTHVSMADPTCPRLSTMMAKAISAAKGKVAVGATYLAMEGPQFSTRAESRMYRQWGADIIGMTALPEAKLAREAELPYALVGMVTDYDCWREGEAVGVAEVVAQMQANGKLAREAVRRFVEALPGKREPSPIDTALDDAVITAPDEHDPDLLTKLDAVAGRLFAEG, translated from the coding sequence ATGGCAAGCGAATGGTGCATCGGGATCATCGGCGGGTCCGGGCTCTACAACATTGATGGGCTCGAAGACGCGCAGTGGATCGCGATCGACACGCCCTGGGGCGAGCCTTCGGACGAGATCCTGTGCGGGCGGATCGGCAAGGTGAAGCTACGTTTTCTCCCTCGCCACGGACGCGGGCACCCGATTTCCCCGACCGAGCTCAACGGGCGTGCCAATATCGACGCGCTGAAACGCGCGGGCTGCACCGACATCCTCGCCCTGTCGGCGGTCGGCTCCCTGCGCGAGGAGATCGAGCCGGGCCGCTTCGCCGTGGTCGAGCAATTCATCGACCGCACGTTCAATCGCCCCTCGACCTTCTTCACCAGCGGCTTCGTCACGCACGTGTCGATGGCCGATCCGACCTGCCCGCGCCTTTCGACCATGATGGCGAAGGCGATCAGCGCGGCAAAGGGCAAGGTCGCGGTCGGCGCGACCTATCTCGCCATGGAAGGCCCGCAATTCTCGACCCGCGCGGAAAGCCGGATGTATCGCCAGTGGGGCGCCGACATCATCGGCATGACCGCTTTGCCCGAGGCCAAGCTCGCCCGTGAGGCGGAGCTGCCCTATGCGCTCGTCGGCATGGTCACCGATTACGATTGCTGGCGCGAAGGCGAAGCGGTCGGAGTTGCCGAGGTCGTCGCGCAGATGCAGGCCAACGGCAAGCTCGCGCGCGAGGCGGTGCGGCGCTTCGTCGAGGCGCTGCCCGGCAAGCGCGAGCCATCCCCGATCGACACTGCATTGGACGATGCCGTCATCACCGCGCCGGACGAACACGATCCCGATTTGCTGACGAAGCTCGACGCGGTCGCCGGGCGGCTGTTCGCGGAAGGCTAG
- a CDS encoding isochorismatase family protein: MGEKEDAKSNYAGVFEGRIGFGERPALIIIDMVEAYFDPGSPLHAGVEDTLAAAIELRAAARAAGVPVIYTNVVFHPSMRDGGRFAQKVGALANFVRGNAMGAWAKGLEPAEDELVVSKQYASAFFGTSLASTLTAGGHDSVLLAGVSTSGCIRASCVDACQHGFIPLVVEEAVGDRHEGVHRANLFDMNAKYGDVVRLAEAKEHFAQIARN; the protein is encoded by the coding sequence GTGGGTGAAAAGGAAGACGCAAAGAGCAATTATGCCGGTGTCTTCGAAGGCCGGATCGGTTTCGGGGAGCGTCCCGCTCTCATCATCATCGACATGGTCGAAGCCTATTTCGACCCCGGCAGCCCCCTCCACGCCGGGGTCGAAGACACCCTTGCAGCCGCGATCGAACTGCGCGCGGCGGCAAGGGCAGCGGGCGTCCCGGTGATCTACACCAATGTCGTCTTTCACCCCTCGATGCGCGACGGGGGCCGCTTTGCCCAGAAGGTCGGCGCGCTCGCCAATTTCGTGCGCGGAAACGCCATGGGAGCATGGGCCAAGGGGCTGGAGCCGGCCGAGGACGAACTCGTCGTCTCCAAGCAATATGCAAGCGCCTTCTTCGGCACCTCGCTCGCCTCGACCCTGACCGCGGGCGGGCATGACAGCGTCCTGCTGGCCGGAGTGTCCACCAGCGGCTGCATCCGCGCAAGCTGCGTCGATGCCTGCCAGCACGGCTTCATTCCGCTGGTGGTCGAGGAAGCCGTCGGGGACCGCCACGAGGGCGTCCACCGCGCCAACCTGTTCGACATGAACGCGAAATACGGTGATGTCGTGCGCCTGGCCGAGGCGAAGGAGCATTTCGCGCAAATCGCCCGGAACTAG
- a CDS encoding TonB-dependent receptor, which produces MRNFRTILAGSAAWGALLCAAPAMAQDSEAERAEAEEPGAIIVTARRQSETLSEVPAAVTVFTAETLQRTGIERADEFVQLTPGVTIVTGTAEAGDTQINIRGINGARDAESSVALVVDGILKTNTAQLNQDQGTLRQIEILKGPQGALYGRNAAAGAIVIQTVKPGDILEGSVLVSAAEDNTYRANGYISTPIGESAGLVLSGSYFHTDGFFFNRFLDGDFVDNQEIWSVDGRFVADLGPRTELDIKARYADLDGASIAYNTSFHLPNFAGVDPAFYEDVNEHPFDFYGNIRPINTQETFEVSAKIEHEFDFATLTAWALYSDVDQFLVADGTSADFARFTFPGATPASVAASNACFASTAELTGFPLNAPTFIGQTPVPFIFDPATGSTFGAFSPTTCDGTQLQVRNQSDISGEIRLASNGDGPLEWQVGAYYLHIDREVGVSIGADLGQGVIPQLYNGPDTINPTSQLYNDAFDTDVYAAFASLDYEVSDRFEIGLAGRYDIEERRATSLVPAVFDPFTGGPINPGQQVVNGVVQPLPDQQETFRQFQPKVSLRYELSDDVNLYANWGIGFKSGGFNNQGSAAIVDQAFNQFIGTNVLIEDVYDKEVSSAFEAGIKGSALGGRLTFDVAGYYTQVDDMQFFEFFVGGFGLLRVVSNIDEVELYGAEANLAFEIIDGWDIFGSANVTESEIKANSSRPSTIGNESPYTADYTVNIGTQVVQPITDAIDFVVRADYRLTGPTWFHTVQDDANPTLFSGLLPGSALQLPAEVGDAEYSVTERDEFGILDLRVGIETGSFRVTAFAENLTNERYLNEVIPAVEFGGSFLSPGGLRRFGVELGYNF; this is translated from the coding sequence ATGAGGAATTTCAGGACCATTCTCGCCGGGAGCGCCGCATGGGGCGCGTTGCTGTGCGCGGCTCCGGCCATGGCGCAGGACAGCGAGGCCGAGCGCGCCGAGGCGGAGGAGCCGGGCGCGATCATCGTCACCGCGCGGCGCCAGTCGGAAACGCTTTCCGAAGTGCCCGCCGCGGTCACCGTCTTCACCGCCGAAACGCTGCAGCGCACCGGGATCGAGCGGGCCGACGAATTCGTCCAGCTCACCCCCGGCGTGACCATCGTCACCGGCACGGCCGAGGCGGGCGACACCCAGATCAACATCCGCGGCATCAACGGCGCGCGCGACGCGGAAAGCTCGGTCGCGCTGGTGGTCGACGGCATTCTCAAGACCAACACCGCCCAGCTCAACCAGGACCAGGGCACGCTGCGCCAGATCGAGATCCTGAAAGGTCCGCAGGGCGCGCTTTACGGGCGCAACGCCGCGGCCGGCGCGATCGTCATCCAGACAGTGAAGCCCGGCGACATCCTCGAAGGCAGCGTGCTGGTCAGCGCGGCTGAGGACAACACCTATCGCGCCAACGGCTATATCTCGACGCCGATCGGCGAGAGCGCGGGCCTCGTCCTGTCGGGCAGCTATTTCCACACCGACGGGTTCTTCTTCAATCGCTTCCTCGACGGCGATTTCGTCGACAACCAGGAAATCTGGTCGGTCGACGGGCGCTTCGTCGCCGATCTCGGTCCCAGGACCGAGCTCGACATCAAGGCGCGCTATGCCGATCTCGACGGCGCGTCGATCGCCTACAACACCTCGTTCCACTTGCCCAATTTCGCGGGCGTGGACCCCGCCTTCTACGAGGACGTGAACGAGCATCCCTTCGATTTCTACGGCAATATCCGCCCGATCAACACGCAGGAGACCTTCGAGGTCTCGGCCAAGATCGAGCATGAATTCGACTTCGCGACGCTGACGGCCTGGGCGCTCTACAGCGATGTCGACCAGTTCCTCGTCGCCGACGGGACTTCGGCGGACTTCGCGCGCTTCACCTTCCCCGGCGCGACCCCGGCCTCGGTCGCGGCGTCGAATGCGTGCTTTGCCAGCACGGCTGAACTGACCGGCTTCCCGCTCAACGCGCCGACTTTCATCGGCCAGACGCCGGTGCCGTTCATCTTCGATCCCGCCACCGGTTCGACCTTCGGCGCGTTCAGCCCGACGACGTGCGACGGGACCCAGCTGCAGGTCCGCAACCAGAGCGATATTTCGGGCGAAATCCGCCTTGCCTCGAACGGCGACGGACCGCTCGAATGGCAGGTCGGCGCCTATTATCTCCACATCGACCGCGAAGTCGGGGTCAGCATCGGTGCCGATCTCGGCCAGGGTGTCATTCCGCAGCTCTACAACGGGCCGGACACGATCAATCCCACCAGTCAGCTCTACAACGACGCTTTCGACACCGATGTCTATGCCGCCTTCGCCTCGCTCGATTACGAAGTGAGCGACCGCTTCGAGATCGGCCTTGCCGGGCGCTACGACATCGAGGAACGGCGCGCGACCAGCCTCGTGCCGGCGGTGTTCGATCCCTTCACCGGCGGGCCGATCAATCCCGGCCAGCAGGTCGTGAACGGGGTGGTCCAGCCGCTCCCGGATCAGCAGGAAACCTTCCGCCAGTTCCAGCCCAAGGTTTCGCTTCGCTATGAGCTCAGCGACGACGTTAACCTTTACGCCAACTGGGGTATCGGCTTCAAATCGGGCGGGTTCAACAACCAGGGCTCGGCCGCAATCGTCGACCAGGCGTTCAACCAGTTCATCGGCACCAACGTGCTGATCGAAGACGTCTATGACAAGGAAGTGTCGAGCGCGTTCGAGGCCGGGATCAAGGGGTCCGCGCTCGGCGGCCGCCTGACCTTCGATGTCGCGGGCTATTACACCCAGGTCGACGACATGCAGTTCTTCGAATTCTTCGTCGGCGGTTTCGGCCTGCTGCGCGTGGTTTCGAACATCGACGAGGTTGAGCTTTACGGGGCCGAGGCGAACCTTGCCTTCGAGATCATCGACGGCTGGGACATCTTCGGTTCGGCCAACGTGACCGAGAGCGAGATCAAGGCGAATTCCTCGCGCCCGAGCACGATCGGCAATGAAAGCCCCTACACCGCCGATTACACTGTCAACATCGGCACCCAGGTTGTGCAGCCGATCACCGACGCGATCGATTTCGTGGTCCGCGCCGATTATCGCCTGACGGGTCCGACGTGGTTCCATACGGTTCAGGACGATGCCAACCCGACCCTGTTCAGCGGTTTGCTGCCGGGATCGGCCCTGCAGCTTCCGGCCGAGGTCGGCGATGCCGAATATTCGGTCACCGAGCGCGACGAATTCGGCATTCTCGACCTGCGCGTCGGGATCGAGACCGGCAGTTTCCGCGTCACCGCCTTTGCCGAGAACCTCACCAATGAGCGCTATCTCAACGAGGTCATCCCGGCGGTCGAATTCGGCGGCTCGTTCCTGTCGCCCGGCGGCCTGCGCCGGTTCGGGGTGGAGCTCGGCTACAACTTCTGA